In Spirosoma aureum, a single genomic region encodes these proteins:
- a CDS encoding nucleoside permease, translating to MLSTTRVKLSVMMFLQFFVWGAWYGQMSKYLLTQLHSTGDQVGNAYAAFSLAMIIAPFFVGMIADRYFAAQKVLGILNLLGAVVLYFITQNTNPDNFFYLILAYCITFAPTLALTSSIAMQQMTSPEKEFPGIRVLGTVAWIVVTNIVGYYGFGDKVTIFQLSMYSAVVLGVFSFFLPDTPPKATTSTSFSQILGLDAFKLFKDRSFAIFFLSSVLICIPLSFYYAMANPSLTDGGMQNVENKMSLGQASEVIFMLLIPLAYTRLGVKKMLIVGLVAWIVRFVCFGYGDGGSGEWMLYLAIVLHGVCYDFFFVTGQIYTDNKAGEKIKSSAQGLISLATYGIGMGIGSKISGIVLDMYTRPDGTKDWLAVWLVPAGIAAAVLIVFVLLFNDNKRVRAAKDELVPGSL from the coding sequence ATGTTATCGACAACCCGCGTCAAACTTTCCGTCATGATGTTCCTCCAGTTTTTTGTGTGGGGAGCCTGGTACGGTCAGATGAGTAAATACCTGCTGACTCAACTACATTCAACCGGCGATCAGGTTGGCAATGCCTATGCCGCTTTTTCGCTGGCCATGATTATTGCTCCGTTTTTCGTTGGTATGATTGCCGACCGTTATTTCGCGGCACAGAAAGTACTTGGTATTCTCAATCTTCTCGGCGCAGTAGTCTTGTATTTTATTACACAGAACACAAATCCTGATAACTTTTTTTACCTGATTCTGGCCTACTGTATCACGTTCGCGCCAACGCTGGCACTTACCTCTTCCATTGCGATGCAGCAGATGACCAGCCCCGAAAAGGAATTTCCGGGTATTCGCGTACTCGGGACCGTTGCCTGGATTGTGGTGACGAACATCGTAGGTTACTATGGCTTCGGCGATAAGGTGACCATTTTTCAGTTATCAATGTACTCGGCAGTGGTGTTAGGGGTGTTCTCTTTTTTCCTGCCCGATACACCACCTAAAGCCACCACGTCTACATCATTCTCGCAAATACTTGGTTTGGATGCGTTCAAATTATTTAAAGATCGATCATTTGCCATTTTCTTTCTGTCATCGGTGTTGATCTGTATTCCGCTATCGTTCTACTATGCCATGGCAAATCCATCGCTAACGGACGGTGGGATGCAAAATGTTGAGAACAAAATGTCGCTGGGGCAGGCGTCGGAAGTTATTTTTATGCTGCTGATTCCGCTGGCCTATACGCGTTTAGGGGTTAAGAAAATGCTGATCGTTGGACTGGTTGCCTGGATTGTTCGTTTTGTCTGCTTTGGTTATGGCGATGGCGGCTCAGGCGAATGGATGCTCTACCTGGCTATTGTACTACACGGAGTTTGCTACGATTTCTTCTTTGTTACGGGTCAGATTTACACCGACAATAAAGCGGGTGAAAAAATCAAATCGTCGGCGCAGGGACTTATTTCGCTGGCTACTTATGGTATTGGCATGGGCATAGGCTCTAAAATTTCGGGAATTGTACTCGACATGTATACCCGCCCCGATGGCACAAAAGACTGGCTGGCGGTCTGGCTCGTTCCGGCTGGTATTGCCGCTGCAGTATTGATCGTATTCGTGCTGTTATTTAACGACAACAAACGGGTTCGGGCTGCGAAAGACGAACTGGTGCCGGGATCACTTTAA
- a CDS encoding exodeoxyribonuclease III, whose amino-acid sequence MQLISYNLNGIRAAIRNGLTNWLAQEQFDILCFQEVKATADVVDLSVFEQLGYQYHWHAAEKKGYSGVATFSKIKPTNVVMGCGLAVYDCEGRILRTDFGDLTLLNCYFPSGTSGEVRQGVKMEFLRDFYDYVQELRKSRPKIIVVGDYNIAHNAIDIHDPVRNKNTTGFLPEERAWMDRWFESGITDSFRYKHPDDVAYSWWSYRAGARNNNKGWRIDYASVTNNLLDQLIDCQMLPDAVHADHCPVWLSIAP is encoded by the coding sequence GTGCAACTTATCTCATACAACCTTAACGGTATCCGGGCGGCTATCCGCAACGGACTGACCAACTGGCTCGCTCAGGAGCAGTTCGATATCCTCTGTTTTCAGGAAGTAAAAGCAACTGCCGACGTTGTTGATCTGTCGGTATTTGAACAGTTAGGCTATCAATACCATTGGCACGCGGCCGAAAAGAAAGGCTATTCGGGTGTGGCAACCTTCTCGAAAATTAAACCAACGAACGTAGTCATGGGTTGTGGGCTGGCGGTTTATGACTGCGAAGGCCGCATCCTGCGTACCGATTTCGGTGATCTTACCCTGTTGAACTGTTACTTCCCATCCGGTACGTCGGGTGAGGTGCGGCAAGGTGTCAAGATGGAGTTTTTACGCGATTTTTACGATTATGTGCAGGAGTTGAGGAAATCCCGCCCGAAAATTATTGTCGTTGGCGATTATAACATTGCGCATAATGCCATCGACATTCATGATCCGGTACGCAACAAGAACACAACGGGTTTTCTGCCCGAAGAACGGGCCTGGATGGATCGTTGGTTTGAATCGGGAATAACCGACTCGTTTCGCTACAAACATCCGGACGATGTCGCTTATAGCTGGTGGAGTTATCGGGCCGGTGCCCGGAATAACAATAAAGGCTGGCGTATTGATTATGCGTCAGTAACCAATAATCTGCTTGACCAACTTATCGATTGCCAGATGCTTCCCGACGCTGTTCACGCCGACCACTGTCCTGTTTGGCTATCAATTGCGCCTTAA
- a CDS encoding N-acetylmuramoyl-L-alanine amidase-like domain-containing protein has translation MHKLFTAFFLLFTSTVLLAQEPVPNDLKAITILGGKTPSETAVNIGRQFLGRPYIPHTLDISPTEQLVVNFREFDCTTYLETVVAMTLAWHDLADRSNPVLLDQSFRKFLTKLRYRDGRIDGYASRLHYFSDWLQDNERKGLLTDVTRELPGNISVAKSVSYMTTATYKYPRLTDPVILKQVAQAEATISQKPFYFIPKKNIRQAEAQLREGDIIMLTAARPGLDMKHVGLAVKHPDGRIHLLHASSDQGAVVITSYPLSDYLLWHKQLSGIRVARLRTSSGLVTAAAHSEE, from the coding sequence ATGCATAAACTGTTTACAGCATTTTTCCTGCTTTTTACTTCGACAGTTTTGCTGGCGCAGGAGCCCGTACCCAATGATTTGAAAGCAATAACCATCCTGGGGGGTAAAACACCTTCAGAAACGGCGGTTAACATTGGCAGGCAGTTTCTGGGACGTCCATATATTCCGCATACGCTCGATATAAGCCCAACGGAACAGTTAGTCGTTAACTTCCGGGAATTTGATTGCACCACCTATCTCGAAACAGTAGTAGCGATGACGCTGGCATGGCACGATCTGGCTGACCGATCGAACCCGGTTTTACTGGATCAATCGTTTCGTAAGTTTCTCACCAAACTCCGCTATCGCGATGGTCGTATCGATGGGTATGCCAGTCGTTTACACTACTTTTCGGACTGGCTCCAGGATAATGAACGCAAAGGGCTTCTAACCGATGTGACCCGAGAATTACCCGGTAATATATCCGTTGCCAAATCGGTGTCTTACATGACAACCGCTACCTATAAATATCCTCGGCTGACCGATCCTGTCATTTTGAAACAAGTCGCCCAGGCAGAGGCTACCATTAGCCAGAAACCTTTTTATTTTATTCCCAAAAAGAATATTCGGCAGGCAGAAGCGCAACTTCGCGAAGGTGACATTATTATGCTTACAGCCGCCCGGCCCGGACTTGACATGAAGCACGTGGGGCTCGCTGTAAAACACCCTGATGGCCGAATTCATCTGTTACATGCCTCCTCCGACCAGGGAGCCGTGGTCATTACCTCTTATCCGCTCAGCGATTATCTGCTCTGGCACAAGCAGCTATCGGGCATCCGGGTAGCGCGACTACGCACAAGTTCAGGGCTGGTAACAGCAGCGGCCCATAGTGAAGAGTAA
- a CDS encoding M28 family peptidase, whose translation MNNLPLLKTTSLALALMFSGFATQAQSNPTPALTGFIPARQAAQVKLETEFKTKQSPAAFKQHLEKLSSVPHITGTKENEQVRDYIAETMRKAGWQVDIYPHDVLLPKGPGEIAVELVEPIRQPLNIREFLFKEDKYSSDPRLTPGYNAWSGSGDVTAEVVYANYGRKEDFEQLKAMGISVKDKIVLARYGGNFRGYKAQFAQAAGAIGVIIFTDPADSGYMRGLTFPEGPYYSESVIQRGSLLTTPYTGDPLTPGEAALPMDAKNTPKRLDQNAVGLHKIPVTPLPYGSATEILKRMTGLQSVPAGWQGGLPYTYRLEGGSALKVRLMVKQEKTIQRIYQVVGTLTGSEFPDEWIIAGCHYDAWSYGATDPNSGTAILLSMTESMGKLAKAGQRPRRTIKVCHWDAEEPGVIGSAEWSEQFRDELTQKAVAYMNYDAAVSGRTFGASASPSMKKLIIEATQSVQYPDSNKTVYQHWMGHKAAGNPTRVTGSSAPAVLAGEPTIGNLGGGSDHIAPYMHIGIPSLSAGMEGPTLYHSQYDDLYFYDKFADPTYKMGPMMEQVVGTMTLRLANADLVPYDVARYPADLAIHLKAAEKAIQAYSPTYSIDPVLSTVAELKKNADACEIARQNYLKTGRTDKLAELNRELRLLERSFIDPKGNAFGAWYRSLYASSDPNSGYASWMLPGFLYEASIKSTANLPELEMRYKKAIQTLSDKLLVLSQGMGGPAAVGGGK comes from the coding sequence ATGAATAATCTCCCTCTACTAAAAACTACCAGCCTGGCACTAGCGTTGATGTTTAGCGGATTCGCTACGCAGGCCCAGTCGAACCCAACCCCGGCTCTCACTGGATTTATTCCGGCGCGACAGGCGGCACAGGTTAAACTGGAAACCGAATTTAAGACCAAACAGTCACCGGCTGCGTTCAAACAACACCTCGAAAAGCTGAGCAGTGTACCCCACATAACGGGCACCAAAGAAAACGAGCAGGTACGTGATTATATAGCCGAAACGATGCGCAAAGCCGGTTGGCAGGTAGACATCTATCCGCATGATGTATTACTGCCAAAAGGTCCCGGCGAAATCGCCGTCGAACTGGTTGAGCCGATTCGCCAACCCCTCAACATTCGTGAGTTTCTGTTTAAGGAAGATAAGTACAGCAGCGATCCGCGTCTGACACCCGGTTATAATGCCTGGTCGGGTTCGGGTGATGTTACCGCCGAAGTTGTTTATGCCAACTATGGTCGTAAAGAAGATTTTGAGCAACTGAAGGCAATGGGCATTTCGGTAAAAGACAAGATTGTTCTGGCCCGCTACGGCGGTAACTTCCGGGGTTACAAAGCGCAGTTTGCGCAGGCCGCTGGTGCAATTGGTGTCATTATATTTACCGATCCTGCCGATTCGGGCTACATGCGCGGTTTAACATTTCCGGAAGGCCCGTATTACAGCGAAAGTGTAATACAGCGCGGTTCGCTTTTAACAACACCTTATACCGGCGATCCACTTACACCGGGCGAAGCAGCCTTGCCAATGGACGCTAAAAACACGCCCAAGCGGCTCGATCAGAATGCCGTAGGGTTACACAAAATCCCGGTAACGCCCCTCCCCTACGGATCGGCTACCGAAATTCTGAAACGCATGACCGGCCTGCAATCGGTTCCGGCAGGCTGGCAGGGCGGTTTGCCCTATACGTATCGGCTCGAAGGCGGTTCGGCTTTAAAGGTTCGGCTCATGGTGAAACAGGAAAAAACCATTCAGCGAATCTACCAGGTCGTTGGCACATTGACCGGTTCAGAATTTCCGGATGAATGGATCATTGCCGGGTGCCATTACGACGCCTGGTCATACGGAGCGACCGATCCGAATTCGGGTACAGCTATACTGCTAAGCATGACCGAATCGATGGGTAAACTGGCCAAAGCCGGACAACGGCCCCGTCGCACGATTAAAGTGTGCCATTGGGATGCCGAAGAACCTGGCGTTATTGGCTCAGCTGAATGGAGCGAGCAATTCCGCGATGAGCTAACCCAAAAAGCCGTTGCCTACATGAATTATGATGCCGCCGTTTCGGGCCGGACCTTCGGAGCGAGTGCGTCGCCATCGATGAAGAAACTCATTATTGAAGCAACCCAGTCTGTTCAGTATCCCGATTCCAATAAAACGGTTTATCAGCACTGGATGGGTCATAAGGCAGCGGGAAACCCAACCCGTGTAACGGGTTCATCGGCTCCCGCCGTATTGGCGGGTGAGCCAACAATTGGCAATCTCGGTGGTGGATCGGATCATATCGCCCCCTATATGCACATCGGTATTCCCTCACTGAGTGCCGGTATGGAAGGGCCAACGCTCTATCACTCGCAGTACGACGACCTCTATTTCTACGACAAATTTGCTGATCCGACCTACAAAATGGGGCCGATGATGGAACAGGTTGTCGGTACGATGACGTTGCGGCTCGCTAATGCAGACCTCGTTCCCTACGATGTTGCCCGCTACCCGGCCGATCTGGCTATTCACCTGAAAGCGGCCGAAAAAGCCATTCAGGCGTATTCGCCTACTTATTCCATTGATCCAGTACTTAGCACCGTTGCCGAGTTAAAAAAGAATGCGGATGCCTGCGAAATTGCGCGGCAAAATTACCTCAAAACGGGACGTACGGATAAATTAGCCGAACTGAATCGGGAGTTGAGACTGCTGGAACGTTCATTTATTGATCCTAAAGGAAATGCATTTGGTGCCTGGTACCGGTCGCTCTATGCGTCTTCGGACCCAAACAGTGGTTATGCCTCGTGGATGTTACCAGGTTTTCTCTACGAAGCCTCTATCAAATCGACTGCCAACTTGCCTGAACTCGAAATGCGCTACAAAAAAGCCATTCAAACCCTCAGTGACAAGCTTCTGGTATTGTCACAGGGTATGGGTGGCCCCGCAGCGGTTGGTGGCGGAAAATAG
- a CDS encoding SulP family inorganic anion transporter: MQRVNPLRTLSTYNLSLLRQDLPAGLSVFLVALPLCLGIALASGAPLFSGLVAGVIGGIVIGFLSGSELSVSGPAAGLAVIVADAIAKIGSYEAFLVAVVLAGVMQFVLGIIKAGRFSSFFPDSVIKGMLVAIGIVIILKQIPHALGRDNDYEGEFEFQQLADGENTISEIYRAIETASPGAVVISLISLVFLIMWERIAGKSTRAFFRNFPAALVVVLIGVGLNEFFRVSVPEWYLGDTAHQHMVQIPTISPGKSLFSIFDFPDFSVLGNPKIYGIAATIALVASLETLLNLEASDRLDPAKRVSSTNKELIAQGVGNVLSGLIGGLPVTSVVVRTSANIYSGSKTRVSAISHGIMLLIAVFLGGPMLNLIPLSCLAAVLIMVGYKLAKPAIFQKTYRDGWSQFVPFMVTVIGIVFTDLLVGIALGTVVGIIYVLYTNFQSSLRIDRDGRKVLIEFEKDLYFLSKPQLKEALGNLQPGDEVVIDGTKAPFIDHDIFNMLHDYRETAKVQGIHYELRNVVLNRRKRIRNQGVKATT, from the coding sequence ATGCAACGAGTTAATCCACTCCGTACGCTGTCAACCTACAATCTGAGTCTGCTTCGGCAGGATCTTCCGGCGGGTCTATCCGTATTTCTGGTAGCACTCCCGCTTTGCCTGGGCATTGCGCTTGCATCTGGTGCACCCCTTTTTTCGGGTTTGGTAGCGGGTGTAATCGGCGGCATAGTTATTGGCTTCTTGTCTGGCTCTGAACTTAGCGTCAGCGGACCTGCTGCCGGACTGGCAGTTATTGTGGCTGATGCCATTGCAAAAATAGGCTCTTATGAGGCATTTTTGGTGGCGGTCGTTTTAGCCGGTGTCATGCAATTTGTTTTGGGCATCATTAAAGCAGGCAGATTCAGTAGCTTCTTTCCCGACAGCGTTATAAAAGGAATGCTTGTTGCGATCGGAATCGTCATTATCTTAAAGCAGATTCCGCATGCACTGGGGCGCGACAATGATTATGAAGGTGAGTTTGAGTTTCAGCAACTGGCCGATGGCGAAAATACAATCTCGGAAATTTATCGTGCTATCGAAACGGCAAGCCCCGGTGCTGTCGTAATCAGTCTGATTTCTCTGGTTTTCCTGATCATGTGGGAACGAATAGCCGGGAAGAGTACACGAGCATTTTTTCGAAATTTTCCGGCTGCTCTGGTTGTGGTGCTAATTGGTGTTGGGCTAAATGAGTTTTTCCGAGTGTCTGTTCCGGAATGGTATCTGGGTGATACGGCGCATCAGCACATGGTCCAGATTCCGACCATTTCTCCGGGTAAAAGCTTATTCTCCATTTTCGACTTTCCTGATTTCAGCGTTCTCGGTAACCCAAAGATTTATGGTATTGCCGCTACGATTGCACTGGTCGCCAGTCTGGAAACACTCCTCAATCTGGAAGCGTCAGACCGCCTTGACCCGGCTAAACGGGTTTCTTCAACCAATAAGGAGCTGATTGCTCAGGGTGTAGGTAATGTGCTATCCGGATTAATCGGCGGGTTGCCTGTTACATCGGTGGTTGTGCGGACGTCGGCTAACATCTATAGTGGCTCTAAAACTAGGGTTTCTGCAATTTCACATGGCATTATGCTGCTCATCGCTGTCTTTTTAGGTGGGCCAATGTTAAATCTGATACCGCTGTCGTGTCTGGCTGCCGTACTGATCATGGTCGGTTATAAGTTAGCAAAACCTGCGATTTTTCAGAAAACGTACCGGGATGGCTGGAGCCAGTTTGTGCCGTTTATGGTGACTGTTATCGGTATAGTATTCACCGATCTGCTGGTAGGAATTGCGCTTGGCACGGTCGTCGGAATTATCTATGTTCTGTACACAAATTTCCAGTCCTCGCTCCGGATTGATCGGGATGGCCGCAAGGTGCTTATCGAATTTGAGAAAGATCTCTATTTCCTGAGTAAACCACAGCTTAAGGAAGCTCTGGGAAATCTACAGCCCGGCGATGAAGTCGTGATTGATGGTACGAAAGCCCCCTTTATCGATCACGATATTTTCAACATGCTTCATGACTACCGAGAAACGGCCAAGGTGCAGGGTATTCACTATGAACTGCGTAATGTGGTATTGAATCGACGGAAGCGAATACGGAATCAGGGCGTTAAAGCAACAACGTAA
- a CDS encoding LolA family protein, with translation MRKQLINLIAFVAIPALTFAQTADEIIDKNIAAVGGADKIAAVKTLQYDQNISIMGQELTGKTTIVVAQSYRNDIAVMGQQIVQVTDGDKGWTINPMTGAATAQALPDEQVKILKGNASVIGTDLATAKDKKYPVELVGKEKVNDKDVYNLKITRPEGVANYYVDATTFQLASMKTTVSIQGQSGEVKVKYGNYKTIEGLTIPSSLELENPGMPGPLAMTLTNIVFNPKVDPGIFAMPK, from the coding sequence ATGAGAAAACAATTGATTAACCTTATTGCCTTCGTGGCGATTCCGGCGTTGACCTTTGCGCAAACGGCCGATGAGATCATTGATAAGAACATTGCTGCGGTAGGTGGTGCTGACAAAATTGCGGCTGTCAAGACACTCCAGTATGATCAGAATATAAGCATTATGGGGCAGGAACTGACCGGCAAAACAACCATCGTCGTTGCCCAATCGTACCGCAACGACATTGCGGTTATGGGTCAGCAAATCGTACAGGTTACTGATGGCGATAAAGGCTGGACGATCAATCCAATGACGGGTGCAGCCACCGCACAAGCCCTTCCCGACGAACAGGTGAAAATTTTAAAAGGTAATGCCTCTGTTATAGGGACTGATCTGGCAACAGCAAAAGACAAAAAATATCCGGTCGAATTGGTCGGTAAAGAGAAAGTGAACGACAAGGATGTCTATAACCTGAAGATAACCAGACCCGAAGGCGTGGCCAACTACTACGTCGATGCGACTACTTTTCAACTGGCCAGCATGAAAACTACGGTTAGTATTCAGGGACAATCGGGCGAGGTAAAAGTTAAGTACGGTAATTACAAAACCATCGAGGGACTAACCATTCCCTCCTCGTTAGAGCTCGAAAACCCTGGCATGCCCGGACCACTCGCTATGACACTGACGAACATCGTTTTCAACCCTAAAGTAGACCCTGGTATCTTCGCGATGCCTAAGTAA
- a CDS encoding alpha-amylase family glycosyl hydrolase, with amino-acid sequence MNTTSVVPVMDKLIIYQIFTRLFGNQNTTNRQYGTREENGVGTFNDINDEALRSIKRLGASHVWYTGIVEHATQTDYSAYGIRPDDPAVVKGRAGSPYAVKDYYDVDPDLAVSVPDRMAEFEALVERSHVHGLKVIIDFVPNHVARQYHSDARPAGVVDLGEKDDTSEQFAHNNNFYYLPGEAFVAPVSSLNSDGLAKSPTLHEFPAKVTGSGSITATPDRNDWYETVKLNYGFNIFDGSLHFSPVPATWSQMLDVLLFWAKKGVDGFRCDMAHLVPVEFWKWAISRVKQQYPRLIFIAEIYDPGLYRSFIFEGGFDYLYDKVGLYDAVRALMEGHGSCYELTRVWQQQSGEYAQHMLRFLETHDEQRIASRFFTNDPWAAIPGMTLSATMHNGPYLLYFGQEVGVRAEGVEGFSGDDGRTTIFDYWGLADWQGWINQGRYDGGGLSDEQQRLRSFYQQLNHLVNGSDAIQNGYFYDLQYANDNGQSAGYDAHQLFSYLRYTDRQKLLIVCNFSSQTTYETTVHIPHHAFSVMGLDPARTYQMSDIFLTNTDLETVGLEGVPLLLPPRSVRILEIK; translated from the coding sequence ATGAATACGACCTCTGTTGTTCCAGTAATGGACAAGTTGATTATTTACCAGATTTTTACGCGCTTATTTGGCAATCAGAATACCACCAACCGACAGTATGGTACCCGCGAGGAAAACGGCGTTGGTACCTTCAATGACATTAACGACGAAGCGCTACGCTCCATCAAACGGTTGGGCGCATCGCATGTCTGGTATACGGGTATCGTTGAGCACGCTACGCAAACTGACTATTCGGCGTATGGTATTCGCCCCGATGACCCAGCGGTTGTAAAAGGTCGTGCCGGTTCTCCTTACGCAGTTAAAGACTATTATGACGTTGATCCTGATCTTGCCGTTAGCGTTCCTGACCGAATGGCGGAGTTCGAGGCTCTGGTCGAGCGGAGTCATGTTCATGGGTTGAAAGTGATTATCGATTTTGTTCCAAATCATGTGGCCCGTCAGTATCATTCAGATGCCAGGCCTGCTGGCGTGGTCGATCTGGGCGAAAAGGATGATACGTCGGAACAATTCGCCCATAACAACAATTTTTACTACCTACCCGGCGAGGCATTTGTCGCTCCGGTCAGTAGCCTGAATAGCGATGGTTTAGCGAAAAGCCCCACGTTACATGAGTTCCCAGCCAAAGTAACGGGAAGTGGATCAATTACAGCCACACCCGATCGGAACGACTGGTATGAGACGGTTAAACTGAATTATGGGTTCAACATCTTCGATGGTAGTCTGCATTTTAGCCCGGTTCCGGCAACCTGGAGCCAGATGCTGGATGTGTTATTATTCTGGGCGAAAAAGGGTGTCGATGGATTCCGTTGTGATATGGCCCATCTGGTACCCGTTGAGTTCTGGAAGTGGGCAATCAGTCGCGTTAAGCAACAGTACCCACGCCTGATTTTCATTGCCGAGATTTACGATCCGGGCCTGTATCGGTCGTTTATTTTCGAAGGTGGTTTCGATTATCTGTACGACAAAGTGGGCTTATACGATGCTGTCCGGGCATTAATGGAAGGTCACGGCTCCTGCTATGAACTCACCCGCGTCTGGCAGCAACAGTCGGGCGAATATGCACAGCACATGCTTCGGTTTCTGGAGACGCATGATGAGCAGCGTATTGCTTCCCGATTCTTTACGAATGATCCCTGGGCAGCCATACCGGGTATGACTCTGTCTGCTACCATGCATAATGGCCCTTACCTTTTGTATTTTGGTCAGGAGGTGGGCGTTCGGGCCGAAGGCGTAGAAGGGTTTAGTGGCGACGATGGTCGCACAACCATTTTTGACTACTGGGGATTGGCCGACTGGCAGGGCTGGATCAACCAGGGGCGCTATGATGGCGGTGGCTTATCCGATGAGCAGCAGCGACTCCGGTCCTTTTATCAGCAATTGAATCACCTGGTGAATGGTTCTGACGCGATCCAGAATGGTTACTTCTATGATTTGCAATATGCCAATGATAACGGCCAGAGTGCAGGCTACGATGCTCATCAGCTCTTTAGCTACCTGCGCTATACGGATCGGCAAAAGCTACTGATTGTCTGTAATTTTTCGAGCCAAACGACCTACGAAACAACCGTTCATATTCCGCATCATGCGTTTAGTGTCATGGGCCTCGACCCTGCCCGCACTTACCAGATGTCAGATATTTTTCTGACTAACACCGACCTTGAAACGGTTGGGCTGGAAGGTGTTCCTTTACTCCTCCCCCCTCGCAGTGTCAGGATTCTGGAAATTAAGTAA
- a CDS encoding THUMP-like domain-containing protein has protein sequence MSTLSTAEKLFVSNHIADDIRALALRKQPADIDTKKVIAQIAARQKARDKLPTWYANNALVFPPALSVEQASSERTAHYKASLVSGQLLFDLTGGMGVDTWAFAQRVNRVVYVEQRPELVELAAHNLPLLNASNVDTQTGNGLEVIAHWPDTADWIYLDPHRRDEQGGKVSRLEDCEPDISSPGTLSALLAKGKRILVKASPLLDVDFTVRQLFTVEAVHIVAVQNEVKEIMLVIGKQPVAAEAVVVTAINMTATGDAVFQFIKGDESTASVTLNDPQQYVYEPNAAVMKAGAFRLVANRFDLSKLAPNSHLYTSNELRSDFPGRTFRVEAVVKPDRKIVQSLIPAMKANLTVRNFPQSVAELRKKLVLQEGGDIYIFATTLQNGDKRLLITRKSEQLDTQQINTP, from the coding sequence TTGAGTACACTTTCTACGGCTGAAAAACTCTTTGTCAGCAACCATATCGCCGACGATATTCGGGCATTGGCCTTACGCAAACAACCTGCCGATATTGACACCAAAAAAGTCATAGCCCAGATTGCCGCCCGCCAAAAAGCCCGCGATAAACTGCCGACCTGGTATGCCAACAATGCACTCGTGTTTCCACCGGCGTTGTCGGTTGAGCAGGCCTCTTCTGAACGTACTGCCCACTACAAAGCCTCTCTGGTGAGTGGGCAGTTGCTGTTTGATCTTACAGGTGGTATGGGCGTAGACACGTGGGCATTTGCGCAACGGGTTAATCGGGTAGTGTATGTAGAGCAAAGACCCGAACTGGTTGAACTCGCAGCGCATAATCTGCCGTTACTAAACGCATCGAATGTGGATACCCAAACAGGGAATGGTCTGGAGGTTATAGCGCACTGGCCCGATACCGCCGACTGGATTTATCTCGATCCACACCGACGGGATGAACAGGGAGGAAAAGTTAGTCGGCTGGAGGATTGCGAACCCGACATTTCCAGTCCTGGCACCCTTTCGGCTTTATTAGCAAAGGGAAAACGAATTTTAGTGAAGGCATCACCGTTACTTGATGTGGATTTCACCGTCCGACAACTATTTACGGTCGAAGCTGTACATATTGTAGCCGTGCAGAATGAAGTAAAAGAAATAATGCTGGTAATCGGGAAACAACCAGTTGCTGCGGAGGCAGTCGTAGTAACAGCCATTAATATGACTGCGACAGGTGATGCTGTCTTTCAATTTATTAAAGGCGATGAATCGACAGCGAGCGTTACACTCAACGATCCACAGCAGTATGTTTATGAACCCAACGCGGCAGTCATGAAAGCCGGAGCATTTCGTCTGGTGGCCAACCGATTCGATTTGTCAAAACTGGCGCCGAACAGTCATTTATACACCAGCAATGAATTGAGAAGTGATTTTCCTGGACGCACATTTCGGGTGGAAGCCGTAGTCAAGCCGGATCGAAAAATTGTACAATCGCTTATCCCTGCGATGAAAGCCAATCTGACCGTCAGGAATTTCCCCCAATCAGTAGCCGAACTACGTAAAAAGCTGGTTTTACAGGAAGGGGGTGATATCTATATTTTTGCCACAACGCTACAAAATGGCGATAAGCGATTATTGATCACCCGAAAAAGTGAACAACTCGACACCCAACAGATTAATACCCCATAA